In one Hymenobacter sp. DG25B genomic region, the following are encoded:
- a CDS encoding BatA domain-containing protein, which yields MFKLLSPSALLALGALVVPLAIYLWNRRPGRTVQVGSLRWLEAGANRRLRKLSPEQLLLFLLRVAVLALLALAGPVWQRPARPQRGPVLISPELLTSRGVEAVRPQIDSLRRQGHSLRLLQRGFPLVPAAAWLRPDSAYPASRKPQPVDNLWARLQQATDSFPQGRLWAFTSVRLRNFQGGRPALPRRLAWTAVPLDDSVTWVQAAFRPSPTTLTLLLGRSAENRTTFRTITRPVSSQPIAVPGLGNWQYQASADRALLVSATDTIPVRTDAWHVWVRAAPSYTEEARHMRAALRAAALGVAMPLQLTVSADVPPPAKPLDWVFWLTDEPLPAQLQARMATGLHIWQVAAGPGKVATTHFAPFPEGPVVSIQRRGEAAAPDGSLALWADATGRPLLSYTPAQKGGYYQLHTRLQAGWSELGETAELPALLLPLLSPNPTLLPAHDYRALPAAPLQRFADTPPSAQPVMAKSPVALDLRVWWILAAGIVWAIERLVASRQARLSAVKASAV from the coding sequence TTGTTTAAGCTGCTTTCTCCTTCCGCATTACTGGCTTTGGGTGCCCTGGTGGTTCCCCTGGCCATTTATTTGTGGAACCGGCGGCCCGGCCGCACCGTGCAGGTGGGTAGTTTGCGGTGGCTGGAAGCCGGGGCCAACCGGCGGTTGCGCAAGCTCAGTCCGGAACAGCTGCTGTTGTTTCTGCTGCGCGTGGCCGTGCTGGCGTTGCTGGCGCTGGCCGGGCCCGTTTGGCAGCGCCCGGCCCGGCCGCAGCGGGGCCCCGTACTCATCAGCCCGGAGCTACTAACCTCCCGTGGCGTGGAGGCGGTGCGGCCACAGATAGATTCGCTCCGCCGCCAGGGGCATTCGTTGCGGCTGCTGCAGCGCGGCTTTCCCCTGGTGCCCGCTGCCGCCTGGCTGCGGCCGGACTCGGCGTATCCGGCCAGCCGAAAACCACAACCCGTAGACAACCTGTGGGCACGTCTGCAGCAGGCCACCGATTCCTTTCCCCAGGGCCGCCTGTGGGCATTTACTTCCGTGCGGCTCCGGAATTTTCAGGGCGGCCGTCCCGCTCTGCCCCGGCGCCTGGCCTGGACGGCCGTTCCCCTGGATGACTCTGTTACCTGGGTGCAGGCGGCTTTCCGTCCCTCCCCTACTACTCTTACCCTGTTGTTGGGCCGCAGCGCGGAAAACCGCACCACCTTTCGCACCATCACGCGGCCGGTATCTTCCCAGCCCATTGCCGTGCCGGGCCTAGGCAACTGGCAATATCAGGCTTCTGCTGACCGCGCCCTGCTGGTTTCCGCCACCGATACCATTCCCGTCCGGACGGATGCCTGGCACGTGTGGGTACGAGCCGCGCCCTCCTACACCGAAGAAGCCCGGCACATGCGCGCCGCGCTACGGGCTGCGGCCCTGGGCGTGGCCATGCCTCTGCAGCTAACAGTTTCCGCTGATGTGCCCCCGCCAGCCAAGCCGCTGGATTGGGTATTCTGGCTGACGGATGAGCCGCTGCCGGCCCAACTGCAAGCGCGCATGGCTACCGGCCTACATATCTGGCAGGTAGCCGCCGGCCCGGGCAAAGTGGCAACTACTCATTTTGCTCCTTTTCCGGAAGGCCCGGTGGTTAGCATTCAGCGGCGAGGCGAGGCAGCAGCCCCAGACGGCTCATTGGCCTTGTGGGCTGATGCCACCGGCCGGCCGCTGCTTTCTTATACGCCGGCTCAAAAAGGCGGATACTATCAGCTGCACACCCGCTTGCAGGCAGGCTGGAGTGAGCTGGGTGAAACGGCGGAGCTTCCGGCCCTGCTTCTGCCGCTGCTCTCTCCTAACCCAACGCTGCTGCCCGCACACGATTACCGCGCGCTACCAGCTGCCCCTCTACAGCGTTTTGCAGATACGCCACCTTCAGCGCAGCCCGTTATGGCTAAAAGTCCGGTGGCACTTGATTTGCGGGTTTGGTGGATACTGGCAGCGGGAATTGTATGGGCTATTGAGCGTCTGGTAGCATCCCGGCAGGCTCGTTTATCGGCTGTAAAGGCATCTGCCGTATGA